In Leptospira licerasiae serovar Varillal str. VAR 010, the genomic window TGGCTAAATTTTCTTTAAAAAGAAAATGGTTGACAACGTAACCCTATGGGTTACGGTATATGTATTGATTATCTCCTTTAGACACAAGGGCCTTGAACATTTTTTTGAAACTGGCAGTAAGAAAGGAATTCAGGCAGATCATTCTAACAAATTAGCTAGAATTCTAGATAGGTTAGATTCATCCCTATCTCCTAAAGATATGGACTTACCAGCATATCGCTTACATCCTCTTAAAGGTCGTGAAAAGGGTAGGTGGTCAGTCTGGGTAAATGGAAATTGGCGTGTTACCTTTGAATTTGAAGGTGAAAATGCAATAATAGTCGATTACGAA contains:
- a CDS encoding type II toxin-antitoxin system RelE/ParE family toxin gives rise to the protein MVDNVTLWVTVYVLIISFRHKGLEHFFETGSKKGIQADHSNKLARILDRLDSSLSPKDMDLPAYRLHPLKGREKGRWSVWVNGNWRVTFEFEGENAIIVDYEDYH